One Pseudomonas rhizophila DNA window includes the following coding sequences:
- the pdxJ gene encoding pyridoxine 5'-phosphate synthase, whose protein sequence is MLWAESLSISGALFVSTSNRILLGVNIDHVATLRQARGTRYPDPVKAALDAEEAGADGITVHLREDRRHIQERDVLLLKDVLQTRMNFEMGVTEEMMVFAERIRPAHICLVPETRQELTTEGGLDVAGQEARIRAAVERLSKIGAEVSLFIDADERQIEASRRVGAPAIELHTGRYADAQTPTEVAEELQRVADGVAFGLAQGLIVNAGHGLHYHNVEAVAAIKGINELNIGHALVAHALFVGFKSAVAEMKALILAAAKV, encoded by the coding sequence ATGCTGTGGGCCGAATCTCTGTCCATCTCAGGAGCGCTTTTCGTGAGCACCAGCAATCGCATTCTTCTCGGCGTGAACATCGACCATGTCGCCACCCTGCGCCAAGCCCGTGGTACCCGCTACCCGGACCCGGTCAAGGCCGCGCTGGATGCTGAAGAGGCAGGCGCCGACGGCATCACCGTGCACCTGCGTGAAGACCGCCGTCACATCCAGGAGCGCGACGTACTGCTGCTCAAGGACGTGCTGCAAACGCGCATGAATTTCGAAATGGGCGTGACCGAAGAAATGATGGTGTTTGCCGAACGCATCCGCCCCGCGCACATTTGCCTGGTGCCCGAGACACGTCAGGAGCTGACCACCGAAGGCGGCCTGGACGTAGCGGGGCAGGAAGCACGGATCAGGGCGGCGGTGGAGCGTTTGTCGAAGATCGGCGCAGAGGTGTCGCTGTTCATCGACGCCGACGAGCGGCAGATCGAAGCCTCCAGGCGCGTCGGTGCCCCGGCCATCGAGCTGCACACTGGCCGTTATGCCGATGCGCAAACGCCCACCGAGGTGGCTGAAGAGCTGCAGCGGGTAGCCGACGGCGTCGCCTTCGGCCTGGCCCAGGGCCTGATTGTGAATGCCGGCCATGGCTTGCATTACCACAACGTCGAGGCCGTCGCGGCCATCAAGGGCATCAACGAACTGAACATCGGCCATGCGCTGGTGGCCCATGCGTTGTTTGTCGGGTTCAAGTCGGCGGTGGCTGAAATGAAAGCGCTGATCCTGGCAGCCGCCAAAGTTTGA
- the mltF gene encoding membrane-bound lytic murein transglycosylase MltF: MFSPTALRPRYAKWLIATGLFLVLSGCVEKPNTLERVKEDGVLRVVTRNSPATYFQDRNGETGFEYELVKRFADDLGVELKIETADNLDDLFTQLGKPNGPVLAAAGLVSSEKRKSQVRFSHSYLEVTPQIIYRNGQSRPTDPAALAGKKIMVLKGSTHAEQLAQLKQKYPGIEYEESDAVEVVDLLRMVDEGQIDLTLVDSNEVAMNQVYFPNVRVAFDLGDASNQSWAVAPGEDNSLLNEINAYLDKVQKNGTLQRLKDRYYGHVDVLGYVGAYTFAQHLQQRLPKYEKHFKNYAKAEKVDWRLLAAIGYQESLWQPTVTSKTGVRGLMMLTQNTAQAMGVSNRLDPKQSIMGGAKYLAYIKEQLDESIEEPDRTWFALAAYNVGGGHLDDARKLAAKEGLNPNKWLDVKKILPRLSQKKWYSKTRYGYARGGEPVHFVANIRRYYDILTWVTQPQLEGDQVAEGNLHVPGVDKSKPNPETPPL, translated from the coding sequence ATGTTTTCCCCAACGGCTTTGCGTCCGCGGTACGCCAAGTGGCTGATCGCAACCGGACTCTTCCTGGTGCTCAGTGGTTGTGTTGAGAAACCCAACACACTGGAGCGCGTGAAGGAGGATGGCGTGCTGCGGGTGGTTACCCGAAACAGCCCCGCCACCTACTTCCAGGATCGCAATGGTGAAACCGGCTTCGAATACGAGCTGGTGAAGCGTTTCGCCGACGATTTGGGGGTGGAGCTGAAAATCGAGACCGCCGACAACCTCGATGACCTTTTCACCCAGCTGGGCAAGCCCAACGGCCCGGTACTGGCTGCCGCCGGCCTGGTCAGCAGCGAAAAACGCAAGAGTCAGGTGCGATTTTCCCACTCCTACCTCGAAGTCACCCCACAAATCATCTACCGCAACGGCCAATCACGCCCCACCGACCCGGCCGCCCTGGCGGGCAAGAAGATCATGGTGCTCAAGGGCAGCACCCACGCCGAACAATTGGCGCAGTTGAAACAGAAATATCCCGGCATCGAATACGAAGAGTCCGACGCGGTAGAAGTCGTCGACCTGCTGCGCATGGTGGATGAAGGCCAGATCGACCTGACGCTGGTGGATTCCAACGAAGTGGCAATGAACCAGGTGTACTTCCCCAACGTGCGGGTCGCTTTCGACCTGGGCGATGCCAGCAACCAGAGCTGGGCCGTGGCCCCCGGCGAAGACAACAGCCTGCTCAACGAAATCAACGCCTACCTGGACAAGGTGCAGAAGAATGGCACCCTGCAACGCCTGAAGGATCGCTACTACGGGCACGTTGATGTCCTGGGTTATGTCGGCGCCTACACCTTCGCCCAGCATTTGCAGCAGCGTCTGCCCAAGTATGAGAAGCATTTCAAGAACTACGCCAAGGCCGAAAAAGTCGACTGGCGCCTGCTGGCGGCCATCGGCTACCAGGAATCACTGTGGCAGCCGACAGTCACGTCCAAGACCGGTGTGCGCGGCCTGATGATGCTGACCCAGAACACCGCCCAGGCCATGGGTGTGTCCAATCGCCTGGATCCCAAGCAGAGCATCATGGGTGGCGCCAAGTACCTGGCCTACATAAAAGAACAACTGGACGAGAGCATCGAGGAGCCGGACCGCACCTGGTTCGCCCTCGCCGCCTATAACGTGGGTGGCGGTCACCTGGATGACGCTCGCAAACTGGCGGCCAAGGAAGGGTTGAATCCGAACAAGTGGCTGGATGTGAAGAAGATCCTGCCGCGCCTTTCCCAGAAGAAGTGGTACAGCAAAACCCGCTACGGCTACGCCCGGGGCGGTGAACCGGTGCATTTCGTGGCAAACATCCGCCGCTACTACGATATCCTGACCTGGGTCACACAGCCGCAGCTCGAAGGCGACCAGGTGGCCGAGGGCAACCTGCACGTGCCGGGCGTCGACAAGAGCAAGCCAAATCCGGAAACCCCGCCGCTCTGA
- the purL gene encoding phosphoribosylformylglycinamidine synthase — translation MLILRGAPALSAFRHSKLLEQLSQNVPAVSGLYAEFAHFAEVTGGLTGDEQQVLARLLKYGPSVPVQEPTGRLFLVLPRFGTISPWSSKASDIARNCGLAKIQRLERGIAFYVAGEFSEAEAQLIAEGLHDRMTQIVLGNLEQAAGLFSHAEPKPLTAVDVLGGGRAALEKANAELGLALAEDEIDYLVNAFQGLKRNPHDIELMMFAQANSEHCRHKIFNASWDIDGQSQEKSLFGMIKNTYQMHNEGVLSAYKDNAAVIVGNVAGRFYPNPETRQYGAVQEPVHILMKVETHNHPTAIAPFPGASTGSGGEIRDEGATGRGAKPKAGLTGFTVSNLQIPGFEQPWEKPYGKPERIVNALDIMIEGPLGGAAFNNEFGRPALTGYFRTFEQSISTPRGEEVRGYHKPIMLAGGMGNIRAEHVQKGEILVGSKLIVLGGPAMLIGLGGGAASSMATGTSSADLDFASVQRENPEMERRCQEVIDRCWQLGEHNPISFIHDVGAGGLSNAFPELVNDGGRGGRFELRNIPNDEPGMAPHEIWSNESQERYVLAVGPADFERFQAICERERCPFAVVGEATAEPQLTVTDSHFGNSPVDMPLEVLLGKAPRMHRSAVREAELGDDFDPSTLDVADSIERVLHHPAVASKSFLITIGDRTITGLVARDQMVGPWQVPVADVAVTATSFDVYTGEAMAMGERTPLALLDAPASGRMAIGETLTNIAASRIGKISDIKLSANWMSAAGHPGEDARLYDTVKAVGMELCPELGITIPVGKDSMSMATRWNDEGVDKSVTSPLSLIVTGFAPVTDIRQTLTPQLRMDKGTTDLILIDLGRGQNRMGASILAQVHGKLGSQAPDVDDAEDLKAFFAVIQGLNADGHLLAYHDRSDGGLLTTVVEMAFAGHCGLSLTLDSVAESTAEIPAILFNEELGAVIQVRQDATPDILAQFSAAGLADCVSVIGQPINNAHINITFNGDTVFEGQRRLLQRQWAETSYQIQRLRDNADCAEQEFDALLEEDNPGLSAKLSYDVNHDVAAPYIKKGIRPQVAVLREQGVNGQVEMAAAFDRAGFNAIDVHMSDILAGRVDLNDFKGMVACGGFSYGDVLGAGEGWAKSALFNSRARDAFQGFFERTDSFTLGVCNGCQMMSNLHELIPGSEFWPHFVRNRSEQFEARVAMVQVQESNSIFLQGMAGSRMPIAIAHGEGHAEFESEEALLEADLSGCVSLRFVDNHGKVTETYPANPNGSPRGITGLTSRDGRVTIMMPHPERVFRAVQNSWRSDDWNEDAPWMRMFRNARVWVN, via the coding sequence ATGTTGATCCTGCGCGGCGCTCCTGCCCTTTCTGCCTTTCGCCACAGCAAACTCCTTGAGCAACTGAGCCAGAATGTTCCGGCTGTCAGTGGCTTGTATGCTGAATTCGCTCACTTCGCCGAAGTCACCGGCGGTTTGACCGGCGACGAACAGCAGGTGCTCGCGCGCCTTCTGAAGTACGGTCCCAGTGTTCCTGTCCAGGAGCCGACCGGTCGTCTGTTCCTGGTGCTGCCACGTTTCGGCACCATTTCGCCATGGTCGAGCAAGGCCAGCGACATCGCCCGTAACTGCGGCCTGGCGAAAATCCAGCGCCTGGAGCGCGGCATTGCCTTTTATGTTGCCGGTGAGTTCAGCGAGGCCGAGGCCCAACTGATCGCCGAGGGCCTGCATGACCGCATGACCCAGATCGTCCTGGGCAACCTGGAGCAGGCCGCGGGCCTGTTCAGCCATGCCGAGCCAAAACCGCTGACCGCCGTCGATGTGCTGGGCGGCGGCCGTGCCGCACTGGAAAAAGCCAACGCCGAGCTGGGCCTGGCCCTGGCCGAAGACGAGATCGATTACCTGGTCAACGCCTTCCAGGGCTTGAAGCGCAACCCCCACGACATCGAACTGATGATGTTCGCCCAGGCCAACTCCGAGCACTGCCGGCACAAGATCTTCAACGCCAGTTGGGACATTGATGGCCAGAGCCAGGAAAAAAGCCTGTTCGGCATGATCAAGAACACCTATCAGATGCACAACGAAGGTGTGCTCTCGGCCTACAAGGACAACGCCGCGGTGATCGTCGGCAACGTCGCCGGGCGTTTCTACCCGAACCCTGAGACCCGCCAGTACGGTGCGGTCCAGGAGCCGGTGCACATCCTGATGAAGGTCGAGACTCACAACCACCCGACCGCCATCGCCCCGTTCCCGGGTGCGTCCACCGGTTCCGGTGGCGAGATCCGCGACGAAGGCGCCACCGGTCGCGGTGCCAAGCCCAAGGCTGGCCTGACCGGCTTCACCGTATCGAACCTGCAGATCCCGGGCTTTGAACAGCCGTGGGAAAAGCCCTACGGCAAGCCCGAGCGCATCGTCAACGCCCTGGACATCATGATCGAAGGTCCTCTTGGGGGCGCGGCGTTCAACAACGAATTCGGCCGTCCGGCCCTGACCGGTTACTTCCGTACCTTCGAGCAATCCATCAGCACTCCGCGCGGTGAAGAAGTGCGCGGCTACCACAAGCCGATCATGCTCGCCGGCGGCATGGGCAACATCCGCGCCGAACACGTGCAGAAAGGCGAGATCCTGGTCGGTTCCAAGCTGATCGTCCTCGGTGGGCCGGCCATGCTGATCGGCCTGGGCGGCGGCGCCGCTTCCTCCATGGCCACCGGCACCAGCTCGGCGGACCTGGACTTCGCCTCGGTCCAGCGGGAAAACCCGGAAATGGAACGCCGTTGCCAGGAAGTCATCGACCGTTGCTGGCAGTTGGGTGAACACAACCCCATCAGCTTCATCCACGACGTCGGCGCGGGCGGTCTGTCCAACGCCTTCCCGGAATTGGTCAACGACGGTGGCCGTGGTGGCCGCTTCGAACTGCGCAACATTCCGAACGACGAGCCGGGCATGGCCCCGCACGAAATCTGGAGCAACGAATCCCAGGAACGTTATGTCCTGGCGGTCGGCCCGGCCGACTTCGAGCGTTTCCAGGCCATTTGCGAACGCGAGCGCTGCCCGTTCGCCGTGGTCGGCGAAGCCACTGCCGAGCCGCAACTGACCGTCACCGACAGCCACTTCGGCAACAGTCCGGTGGACATGCCGCTGGAAGTGCTGCTGGGCAAGGCCCCGCGCATGCACCGTTCGGCCGTTCGCGAAGCCGAGCTGGGCGATGATTTCGACCCGTCGACGCTCGACGTTGCCGATTCCATCGAGCGCGTTCTGCACCACCCGGCCGTGGCGAGCAAAAGTTTCCTGATCACCATCGGCGACCGCACCATCACCGGTCTTGTGGCCCGTGATCAAATGGTCGGCCCGTGGCAGGTGCCGGTGGCCGACGTTGCCGTGACCGCCACCAGCTTCGACGTCTACACCGGCGAAGCCATGGCCATGGGCGAGCGCACGCCGTTGGCGTTGCTGGACGCTCCGGCGTCGGGCCGCATGGCGATTGGCGAGACCCTGACCAACATCGCGGCCTCGCGCATCGGCAAGATCTCCGACATCAAACTGTCGGCCAACTGGATGTCCGCCGCCGGTCACCCGGGTGAAGACGCCCGCCTGTACGACACCGTCAAGGCTGTCGGCATGGAGCTGTGCCCGGAGCTGGGCATCACCATTCCGGTGGGCAAGGACTCCATGTCCATGGCCACGCGCTGGAACGATGAGGGCGTGGACAAGAGCGTCACCTCGCCGCTGTCGCTGATCGTCACCGGTTTCGCCCCGGTCACCGACATCCGCCAGACCCTGACCCCGCAACTGCGCATGGACAAGGGCACCACCGACCTGATCCTGATCGACCTGGGCCGTGGCCAGAACCGCATGGGCGCCTCGATCCTCGCCCAGGTGCACGGCAAGCTCGGCTCGCAAGCGCCGGACGTCGACGATGCCGAAGACCTGAAGGCGTTCTTCGCGGTCATCCAGGGCCTCAACGCCGACGGTCATCTGCTGGCCTACCACGACCGTTCCGACGGTGGTTTGCTGACCACCGTGGTGGAAATGGCTTTCGCCGGCCATTGCGGCCTGAGCCTGACCCTCGACAGCGTTGCCGAGTCTACGGCTGAAATCCCGGCCATCCTGTTCAACGAGGAACTGGGCGCGGTGATCCAGGTTCGCCAGGACGCCACCCCAGACATCCTTGCCCAGTTCAGCGCAGCGGGCCTGGCCGACTGCGTCTCGGTGATCGGCCAGCCGATCAACAACGCCCACATCAACATCACCTTCAACGGCGACACCGTCTTCGAAGGCCAGCGCCGTCTGTTGCAGCGCCAGTGGGCGGAAACCAGCTACCAGATCCAGCGCTTGCGGGACAATGCCGACTGCGCCGAGCAGGAATTCGACGCGCTGCTGGAAGAAGACAACCCGGGTTTGAGCGCCAAGCTCAGCTACGACGTCAATCATGACGTGGCCGCGCCTTACATCAAGAAAGGCATTCGCCCACAAGTGGCGGTGCTGCGTGAGCAGGGTGTCAACGGTCAGGTGGAAATGGCGGCGGCGTTCGACCGCGCCGGTTTCAACGCGATCGACGTGCACATGAGCGATATCCTGGCCGGCCGTGTCGACCTGAACGACTTCAAGGGCATGGTCGCCTGTGGCGGTTTCTCCTACGGCGACGTGCTGGGTGCCGGTGAAGGCTGGGCCAAGTCGGCACTGTTCAACAGCCGCGCCCGCGACGCGTTCCAGGGCTTCTTCGAACGCACCGACAGCTTCACCCTCGGCGTGTGCAACGGTTGCCAGATGATGTCCAACCTGCACGAGTTGATCCCGGGCAGCGAGTTCTGGCCGCACTTCGTGCGTAACCGTTCCGAGCAGTTCGAAGCGCGCGTGGCGATGGTCCAGGTCCAGGAATCCAACTCGATCTTCCTGCAGGGCATGGCCGGTTCGCGCATGCCGATCGCCATCGCCCACGGCGAAGGCCATGCGGAATTCGAAAGCGAAGAAGCCCTGCTCGAAGCCGATTTGTCCGGTTGCGTGTCGCTGCGGTTCGTCGACAACCACGGCAAGGTCACCGAAACCTACCCGGCCAACCCGAACGGCTCGCCGCGCGGAATCACCGGCCTGACCAGCCGCGACGGCCGCGTCACGATCATGATGCCACACCCGGAACGTGTGTTCCGCGCGGTGCAGAACTCGTGGCGTTCGGACGACTGGAACGAAGACGCACCATGGATGCGCATGTTCCGCAACGCCCGCGTCTGGGTGAACTAA
- a CDS encoding YqfO family protein: MYKLCFFVPASHLDVVKSAVFAAGGGRIGAYDHCAWQVLGLGQFRPLDGSQPFIGEAGQVEQVEEWKVELVVADELIRAAVAALKQSHPYETPAYEVWRLEDF; this comes from the coding sequence GTGTACAAGCTCTGCTTCTTCGTCCCGGCCAGCCACCTGGACGTGGTCAAAAGCGCCGTTTTCGCCGCCGGTGGCGGACGGATCGGCGCCTATGACCACTGCGCCTGGCAAGTGCTGGGCCTGGGCCAGTTCCGCCCCTTGGACGGCAGCCAGCCGTTCATTGGCGAAGCGGGGCAGGTCGAGCAGGTCGAGGAATGGAAAGTGGAGCTTGTCGTGGCCGATGAGTTGATTCGTGCGGCGGTGGCGGCGTTGAAGCAGAGCCATCCCTATGAGACACCGGCTTATGAAGTGTGGCGGTTGGAGGATTTTTGA
- a CDS encoding L,D-transpeptidase family protein, protein MRWLLVLFCLSFAAVSQASAVGTYNGKTIEKVLVLKSAHQLQLINDGKPLKTYRISLGKGAKKGPKLIEGDKRTPEGFYWIDWRKTSDRFYLSMHISYPNISDAARARREGVEPGGMIMIHGTPDSEENPEQLFHTLDWTDGCIAMRNVDMREVWNLVPDGTMIEIRP, encoded by the coding sequence ATGCGCTGGTTGCTTGTCCTGTTCTGCTTGTCGTTCGCTGCGGTGTCCCAGGCTTCTGCGGTGGGAACCTACAACGGCAAGACCATCGAAAAAGTGCTGGTGCTCAAGTCCGCCCATCAATTGCAATTGATCAACGACGGCAAACCACTGAAGACCTATCGCATTTCATTGGGCAAAGGCGCCAAAAAAGGCCCCAAGCTGATCGAAGGCGACAAGCGCACCCCCGAGGGTTTCTACTGGATCGACTGGCGCAAGACCAGCGACCGCTTCTACCTGTCGATGCACATTTCCTACCCCAACATCAGCGACGCCGCCCGCGCCCGCCGCGAAGGCGTGGAACCGGGGGGCATGATCATGATCCATGGCACCCCGGATTCCGAAGAAAACCCTGAGCAGCTGTTCCACACCCTGGACTGGACCGACGGCTGCATTGCCATGCGCAATGTGGACATGCGCGAGGTGTGGAACCTGGTGCCGGATGGCACCATGATCGAGATCCGGCCGTAG
- a CDS encoding NUDIX hydrolase has translation MKFCSQCGNPVTKRIPEGDSRLRFVCDTCHTIHYQNPNIVAGCVPTWGSKVLLCRRAIEPRRGYWTLPAGFMENGETVEQAAVRETAEEACARVRNLSIYTLIDVPHISQVHVFFRAELVDEDFAAGPESLEVKLFDEADIPWDELAFRTVGRTLEYFYADRRTEDYPVRSESIPPLAQPANT, from the coding sequence ATGAAATTCTGCAGCCAGTGCGGTAACCCGGTAACCAAGCGTATCCCCGAAGGCGACTCGCGCTTGCGCTTTGTCTGCGATACCTGCCACACCATCCACTACCAGAACCCCAATATCGTGGCCGGTTGCGTGCCGACCTGGGGCAGCAAAGTGCTGCTGTGCCGGCGTGCCATCGAGCCACGGCGCGGTTACTGGACATTGCCGGCAGGTTTCATGGAGAACGGCGAAACCGTCGAGCAAGCCGCCGTGCGCGAGACCGCCGAAGAAGCCTGCGCCCGCGTGCGCAACCTGAGCATTTATACGTTGATTGATGTTCCGCATATCAGCCAGGTGCATGTATTCTTCCGCGCCGAGCTGGTGGACGAAGATTTCGCCGCCGGGCCCGAGAGCCTGGAAGTGAAACTGTTCGACGAAGCGGACATTCCCTGGGACGAGCTGGCTTTCCGCACGGTGGGCCGTACCCTAGAATACTTCTATGCTGACCGGCGAACCGAGGACTACCCGGTGCGATCCGAATCGATCCCGCCGCTGGCCCAGCCTGCCAATACCTAA
- a CDS encoding CoA pyrophosphatase: protein MLDELLHRVSNHTPRDLETDRRFPEAAVLVPITRSDEPELVLTLRASGLSTHGGEVAFPGGRRDPEDPDLIFTALREAEEEIGLPPGLVEVIGPLSPLISLHGIKVTPYVGVIPDYVEYQANDAEIAAVFSVPLEFFRKDPREHTHRIDYQGCSWYVPSYRFGEYKIWGLTAIMVVELVNLMFDAGIDLHTPPKTFINT, encoded by the coding sequence ATGCTGGACGAGCTACTGCATCGAGTAAGCAACCATACCCCACGTGATCTGGAGACTGACCGACGTTTCCCTGAAGCGGCGGTGCTGGTGCCCATTACCCGCAGTGACGAGCCGGAACTGGTCCTGACCCTGCGCGCCAGCGGGCTTTCGACTCATGGCGGCGAAGTTGCATTTCCCGGTGGGCGCCGCGACCCGGAAGACCCGGACCTGATTTTCACCGCCTTGCGCGAAGCCGAAGAAGAAATCGGCCTGCCCCCCGGCCTGGTGGAAGTGATCGGCCCCCTCAGTCCCTTGATCTCGCTGCACGGCATCAAGGTCACGCCCTACGTGGGGGTGATTCCCGATTACGTCGAATACCAGGCCAACGATGCCGAGATCGCCGCGGTGTTCAGCGTACCGCTGGAGTTCTTTCGCAAGGACCCGCGCGAGCACACTCATCGCATCGACTACCAGGGCTGCAGTTGGTATGTGCCCAGCTATCGTTTTGGCGAGTACAAGATCTGGGGCCTGACGGCGATCATGGTGGTCGAGCTGGTCAACCTGATGTTCGACGCCGGCATCGACCTGCACACCCCGCCCAAGACTTTCATCAATACCTGA
- a CDS encoding gamma carbonic anhydrase family protein, which translates to MKYRLGDARVETHPQSWVAPNATLVGKVRLEEGANVWFNAVLRGDNELILIGKNSNVQDGTVMHTDMGFPLTIGTGVTIGHNAMLHGCTVGDYSLIGINAVILNGAKIGKNCIIGANSLIGEGKEIPDGSLVMGSPGKVVRELTEAQKKMLEASAAHYVHNAQRYARDLAEQEQ; encoded by the coding sequence ATGAAATACCGCCTGGGTGATGCCCGTGTCGAAACCCACCCACAGAGCTGGGTCGCCCCCAACGCCACATTGGTGGGCAAGGTCCGCCTCGAAGAAGGCGCCAATGTCTGGTTCAACGCGGTGCTGCGTGGCGATAACGAACTGATCCTGATCGGCAAAAACAGCAACGTGCAGGACGGCACGGTGATGCACACCGACATGGGCTTCCCGCTGACCATCGGCACCGGCGTGACCATCGGCCATAACGCCATGCTTCACGGTTGCACGGTGGGGGACTACAGCCTTATCGGCATCAATGCGGTGATCCTCAACGGCGCGAAGATCGGCAAGAACTGCATCATCGGCGCCAACTCGCTGATCGGCGAAGGCAAGGAGATTCCTGACGGTTCGCTGGTGATGGGCTCACCCGGCAAGGTTGTGCGGGAATTGACCGAAGCGCAGAAGAAGATGCTCGAGGCCAGCGCGGCGCACTATGTTCACAACGCGCAGCGCTACGCCCGCGACTTGGCCGAGCAAGAGCAATGA
- a CDS encoding DUF1289 domain-containing protein, translating into MNPPERPVPSPCVNICALDDDDICTGCQRTVAEITRWSRMDNDERRSVLALCHERAKASGLVWMLPVRR; encoded by the coding sequence ATGAACCCGCCAGAACGCCCGGTTCCGTCGCCCTGCGTGAACATCTGCGCCCTGGACGATGACGACATCTGCACCGGCTGCCAGCGCACCGTGGCGGAAATCACCCGTTGGAGCCGGATGGACAACGATGAGCGACGCAGTGTTCTGGCGTTGTGTCATGAAAGGGCCAAGGCCAGTGGATTGGTGTGGATGTTGCCGGTGAGGCGCTGA
- a CDS encoding Pr6Pr family membrane protein, with translation MDIQIRRRPALRQCFVSVAALLGWAGLSIQLYLILLGRWELGASLLGGLVNFLSFFTVLTNTLVAVVLTWELIQRESPARRWFLQPGVSSGITVSITLVGLAYNLLLRHLWQPEGWQFVADELLHDVMPLLFMTYWWFCVPKGTLRMKHIGLWMIYPVVYFAWLLLRGELLAAYPYPFIDVANLGYPQVLINAAGILAGFVAIALGVVGLDRWRR, from the coding sequence GTGGACATTCAGATCCGTCGGCGCCCCGCGCTGCGACAGTGCTTCGTGTCAGTGGCGGCCCTGTTGGGCTGGGCCGGGTTGAGCATCCAGTTGTACCTGATCCTGCTCGGTCGCTGGGAACTGGGCGCAAGCTTGCTCGGCGGCCTGGTGAACTTTCTCAGTTTCTTCACCGTGCTGACCAACACTCTGGTGGCCGTGGTGCTGACCTGGGAACTGATCCAGCGAGAATCGCCGGCCCGGCGCTGGTTCTTGCAGCCGGGGGTCAGCAGCGGCATTACCGTGAGCATTACCTTGGTCGGCCTGGCCTACAACCTGCTGCTGCGACATCTGTGGCAACCCGAAGGCTGGCAGTTCGTGGCCGACGAATTGCTGCACGACGTCATGCCGTTGCTGTTCATGACCTACTGGTGGTTCTGCGTGCCCAAGGGCACCTTGCGCATGAAGCACATCGGGCTGTGGATGATTTACCCGGTGGTGTACTTCGCGTGGCTCCTGCTGCGGGGGGAATTACTGGCGGCGTACCCCTACCCTTTCATTGACGTGGCGAACCTGGGTTATCCACAGGTGCTCATCAATGCCGCAGGGATATTGGCGGGGTTTGTCGCGATTGCGCTGGGGGTGGTGGGATTGGATCGGTGGCGTCGCTGA
- a CDS encoding VF530 family DNA-binding protein: protein MTESNNNPLHGVTLEQILNALVQHYEWSGLAERIDIRCFKSDPSIKSSLTFLRKTPWAREKVERLYIKLMRTKRPV, encoded by the coding sequence ATGACCGAATCCAACAACAACCCGCTGCACGGCGTGACGCTGGAGCAGATCCTCAACGCCCTGGTGCAGCACTACGAATGGTCGGGTCTGGCCGAGCGCATCGACATTCGTTGCTTCAAGAGCGATCCGAGCATCAAGTCCAGCCTGACCTTTTTGCGCAAGACGCCGTGGGCGCGGGAGAAAGTCGAGCGGCTGTACATCAAGCTGATGCGCACCAAACGACCGGTCTGA